The Pongo abelii isolate AG06213 chromosome 19, NHGRI_mPonAbe1-v2.0_pri, whole genome shotgun sequence genome includes the window ACAAGAATATAAGGTACATGGTTGGATGGGTTGGATAGAATAGTGGGAGACGGGGCTGGGAAGTTAGTTTGGGACCTTATCCAGGAAGGTGCTAGAGGCCCTGCCAACTCCTACTTCCAGGCTGTCTGATAAGGTCATGTCCAAAAGGACTATGAAAGGGGATCGAGAAGAAGCTGGGTTCCCCAATTCTGTTCACCACACTGTTGTCCATAGCTCTTACTTCCTCATCTGGGCACTGGTGAGCATGTGTCTTAGATGAACAGATGCACAGGTCAAGGCATGTGGGAAAAGGCATGGAGCTTCTATGTCCTCTCCAGGCACagcaccctccaggaacctccccTGTTCAGCTATCTGAAAGCACTTCAAAAATGTCAACAGAATCTACTGTATGGTTTAGAAAGAATAGAGCATTTTCAGCCATGATGGATTTACTTGAACTTCAAAAAAGAATaagactggccaggcacagtggctcatgcctataatcccagcactttgggaggccgaggtgggtggatcacttgaggtcgggagtttgagaccagcctggccaacatgatgaaaccctgtctctactgaaaatacaaaaattagccaggtgtggtggcgcacacctgtaatctcagctactcaggaggctgagtggggagaatcacttgaactcaggaggcagaggttgcagtgagccaagatggcaccattgcactccagccagcctgggtgacagagcgagacttggtctcagaaaaaaaaaaaggaatgagaccaATGTAGATGTGCCATTGCAATCTAGATTTGAGCTCCCTCTTACTAAGCAAAGACCCACTGAAATGACAAAACCACTGTCCTTGGTTGGGTTCTCTGAAAACAGATGCTGACCTGGACTTGAGGTACAGATGATTATTACGGATTAACACCAGGGGGGAAAAAATGGGGGCTGGAAGCAGAACTGGACAGAAGAGGAAGAACTGTGATGCAGGCTCGACCATGCCTAACCTCCTCAGCAGAAAGCTCTGGAGCAGAACATCAAAGTTGTCCCGCATTGAGCCAAAATGTCGTGCCTCACTCAGCAACCTGGTGGGGCCACCCAGGCCCCCTGACAGGGCGGTGAGGCTGCTCTGCTGCTGAGGCCAGGAAGAGTTGACTGCTGGACGTTTACTGTGCTACCACAGCCTCGCAGCATGTCCATCCTCCAGGGAAGGTCTGGGCAGCATGTCCCCAAGGCTACTGCAACAACTTTCTGGAACACTTGGAAGTCAAGCTGTAATTTTCTACCATTATCAATGCCACATCTATTatttcacattaaaatattttaataatgtacttaaatgcaaattttaagaCTTTAAAGATTGTTTAGTGCGTCTTGTGAATTATGTGGAACTAgcagaaaaaatatctgaaagcatctattaaattttttttttcctgtgactcGACCTGGcgtgtaatcacagcacttgggaggccgagctgggtggatcacctgagaccaggagttcaagaccagcctgaccaacatagtgaaaccctatctctactaaaaatacaaaaattagctgggtgtggtagcgaatgcctgtaatcccatctactcgggaggctgaggtgggagaatcacttgaacccaggaggcggaggttacagtcagctgaaatcaccccactgcacttcagcctgggagaaagagcaagactcagtctcaaaaaaaaaaaaaaaaaagcaaagcaatccATCCTGATTTAGAAAGTTTAATAAAAACTGTAACATGGGAGTggctaaataataaataaatgaaactttttAAGGGTCTGGTTTTAATAAATGATGTATAATAGAAAATtcaatcttttctctctttttttggggggggaggctgaggcatgagaatcgtttgaatccaggagacagagggccaccaggcccagctaatttttttttttttgtctttctagtagagatgggagtttcaccatgttggccaggctggtctcaaacttctgacctcaggtgatccacccaccttggcctcccacagtactgggattacaggcatgagccactgtgcctggccaaaaatttctctttcttttttttaaatcaagttctcactctgttacccaggctggagggcagtgagtggtacaatcacagctcactgcagtcttgacctcctgagctcaagcagtcctcccaccttgggtaGCTGGAagcacagacgtgagccactgtgctgggctaatttaaaatatttttttagagatggggtctcacttgttgcccaggctggtctcaaacttctgggctcaagggatactcctgcctcagcttcccaaattgctgagcttacaggtgtgagctaccacacctggccaatttctgtttttaatttctgatatGTTATGCATATGTCAATAGGTCTAGCCTACATAAACCAAGCTCTTTGGGATTCTCAAAACATTTTCAGGGTGTGAAGGGTTTCTGAGATGAAAGTTTTGAGAACTGCTCCACTGGTCCAAGCTCAAGCTAGTGCTGGAAGAGGCCAGGCTTCATCTACACTGTGCTGTTTGCAGTAAAGTAGGTTCACTTCCAAATTGTGCCACATCCTGGCTGTAGGACCTTGGGCtttccttcacctctctgggcctctgtgccATCTGTAGAAATGGAGATGCTGATGTTTAGTGACTGCTGGTGgcagacagagatagagacaagTTCACTGACTTGTGAAACATTGGTGGGACagtcaggaggtcctgatgatgTATTAGGAAGATGAGAGTAAAGAGTTGGTGGCCggcagcagtggctcacacctgtaatcccagcactttgggaggccaaggaggatgcatcacctgagatcaggagttcaagatcagcctggccaacatggtgaaaccccatctctactaaaaatacaaaaattacctgggcatggtggcacgcgcctgtaatcccagctacttaggagactgaggcaggagaatcacttgaacccaggaggcagaggttgcaggagccgagaccgtgccattgcactccagtctgggcgacaaaagggaaactctgtctcaaaaataaataaataaatagataaaaataaagcattgatttttctgatttattaCGAAGACAGACCTATCTCATGACATTATTCCCAAGGCTATTCTTTCCATGCAGCCCTCAGTTCCTCCTTAGAGGAGTCTGTAATCAGGAAGACTGATTTCTGGCTGTTGTGTAATTGCTAACACTGGGAAACTAatatttccctttttctccccACTGTGGTGAGAATTGCTGAGCTGATATCTTCCCCCAACTCAAGAGGAAGTGAACGCCCTGCCCTGCGCGGGGGGCCCGAAGCCATCTCCTCTGCCTCTCGGGGATGTGGTCGGGATCTTGCCCCAGGTCAACCACACGGCACACACATGCCCACATGCCACGCCTCTCGGGGACGAAGCTCTTGGAGGCTGCCAGCCTTCTtcaaaggaaggaagaagcaaAACCCACCGGCAACAAGAACTAAAACTGTGTGTGTGATCTCAGTGCAGACATAGAAGAGACATCAGTAGAACCCTGAGACACACTGTGAGGCCAGCCCACAGCGCTGAGCCTTGATAGCGAGGGGGTCATCCTGAGAAGCTGCAGCCCGTGTCCTCCCTAAGGCTTCACAACAGGACGCCTGCTCTAGAGAAACCACCTCAGTTGGGATGCAGAACTTGGCCTGGCAGGTCCATGAACCTGATTTCATGAGCACCCAGAGATCAGGGTGAGAGTCTCTCTCAAGAGGAGTTCACATGAATCACAATCCTAGAGGCTGTGACATATATCCCAGAAGCCGAATGTATTGATTTGTGAGGGAAAGGTTCAGCTGTTAAAAACTAaaccagaaaaagcatttgacaaaatccaacattcaTTTCTGATTAAAGGTGAACTTCTCCCAACTTTGACATCTGTCCAAACCCATAGTACGTCTATCACCAAGAGTAAACACTAATGTAAAAACCCTCCTGTAAACAGTGGACTTCAGGTGATTAGAGTGTGCCAGTGTAGCCTGATGGATTGTGAGCAATGCAGCACTCTGATGggggatgttgacagtgggaaGACTGTGCATGCAGTGGGGGCAGGGAGTGTGTGGGAACTcgctgtactttctgctcaattttgctgtgaacccaaaactgctttaaaaagtaaagtcctaaaaaatgctcagcaccactaatcatcagcaaaatgcacattaaaaccacaatgagatatcatctcacaccagtcagaatggctattattaaacggacaaaaaataacagatgtcggtgaggctgcagagaaaagggaactcttctatgctgttggtaggaatgtaaattagtacagcctctgtggaaaacaatgtgaagATCtctcaaaaactgaaaatagaaccaTAACgtcattcaatccagcaatccctctgTGGGTATCTACCCAAACGAAAAGAAATTAgtgtatcaaagggatacctgcacttgtatgtttatcgcagagttattcacaatagcaaagatacaaaatcaacctaagtgtccatcaacaggtgaatgaataaagtgtggtgcatatacacaatcgaatatcattcagccattaGAAGAATGAGattattggccgggtgcggtggctcacgcctgtaatcccaacactttgggaggctgaggagggtggatcatgaggtcaggagttcgagaccagcctgaccaacatggtgaaaccccatctttactaaaaatacaaaaaaaaattcaccaggcgtggtggtgcgtgcctgtaatcctggctactcaggagactgaggcaggagaatcgcttgaacccaggaggcggaggttgcagtgagcaaagattgagccactgccctccagcttgggtgacagtctcaaaaaaaaaaaatgaaattatgtttttGTCAGCATCATGGATAGAAATGGAGGTcagtcattatcttaagtgaaacaagccaggtgcagaaaataaaatactgcatgttctcactcataagtgggtacTAAGAAATGTGTGCACATGGACGTAGAGTAGAATGCTAGACAATGGAGACTCAGCAGGGTGAGGAGCTGTGAGGGGGAGgggtggatgatgagaaattagtTAAAGGGTACAATGTAcctgatgggtgcactaaaagccctgacttgaccactaggcaatctatgcatgtaacaaaattgcgcATGTACCCAATACATTTGTACAAATTGAATGAAAGtaactaaaaagataaaaataaagtctttaagAGGAAAAGAGTAACCCAGATTATGTTGTTCTTTGTTAAAAACCCTACAAAGTCCTCTCATCCAATCAAGGGAAAGTCCTTACAATAACCTGCAAGAGCCTTCACTATCTGGCCTGTTTCCCGTGTGTCCACATCTCACGTCACCTTCCCCCAGTTTGCCTGGCCTCCTGCTTCAGGGCTCCTAAACATGCTGTTTCTTCCTCTGGGAATGCTCTCACTCTATCTGCAAGGATCACAccctcacttccttcaggtctttACTGAGATGTCACCTGCTCAGTGAGGCTATCCCTGGCCCCCTTTTGTCAAGTTGTATTCCTCCCTCTACAATTCCTATCTCGCTTTCCAGGTTTCATTTTCTCCTTCGTACCCATCACCAGCTAACATCCTacctagtttgtttgtttgatggTCAGCTTCCTCCACTAAAGAATACATTTCTTGAGAACAGGGGTTTTGTcagttatttctattattattttaatatatatattaaaattgtaaatatgaatataaaatacatatattacatatatgtatatgtacttcagagagagagtctcactctgttgcccaggctctgaactcaagtgatcctactgccttctcctcccaaagggtgccaggattacaggctcaagccactgcacctggctacttTGTCAATTTTGTTCACTCCTAAATACTTGTTGAACGAATGAATAGATGAACTGTCTGGTGGGCTAAAATGCTGGTAACAGTAGGTAGCTCCTCACATACCCTCAGCTCTGCAAAGCCACCTGGGAAGCCATAGCTTCAGGGGTACTGAGTAAGCTGGAATCTGAGCCCAGGGTGTCTGCTGACCTCGGGCAATGCCGTTGAGGGCATCACCCTTGGCAAGGCAATACTCCCTCTCCCCCATATTGTCTCCTTGACTCCACCTTTTCATTCTTCCAGGGCTCTCAGCCCCTTTCTGATTAGTGCACTCTTTactcccccacctccctcttttcccccttgcttcttttcatttttttcttcctttctttcgaaagtgtctcactctgttgcccaggctagagtacagtggtgtgatcatagctcactgcagcctccaactgctgggctcaagcaatcctcccacctcagcctcccaaaacactgggatgacaggtgtgtgacACAGCATCTGGCCAGcacactctttctttctttcttttttttttttttttttttgagacagagtctcactgtcttgcccaggctggagtacactggcatgatattggctcactgcaacctctgcctcctgggttcaagtgattctcctgcctcagcctcccgagtaactaggattacaggcatgtgccatcacacccagataatttttgtatttttagcagagacggggttttgccatgttggccaggctggtcttgaacccctgaccttaggtgatccacctgcctcggcctctcaaagtgctaagattataggcgtggccaccgtgcctggcccacactCTTTCTTAAGATATGCTCAATTTAAAAATCTtgctgccaggtgcagtggctcacacctgtaatcccagcactttcggaggctgaggtgggtggattgcttgaggccaggagttcaagaccagcctggccaacatggtgaaaccccatctctactaaaaatacaaaaaattagctgagcatggtggtgcacatctgtaatctcagctactcaggaggctgaggcaggagaatcacttgaatctgggaggcagagattgcagtgagctgtgatcacaccattgcactccagcctgagtgacaaagcaagactctgcctcaacaaaaaagaaaaaaaaaaaaaagctcttgctGACTTGGCATTAATATTATTTCTCTAAGACATCTCACATAACCTTTGCTGTGAGTTATTTtttgctgatcttgaactctgaCTGTCAGAGCCAACCTCCTATCCACGTAGCTCTCCTGGGAAACATCTATTATCCACGCCTCCATCATGATAATCTTAGTGTCTGACCTAgcaccattaaaaaaatttaatggctcacagctgtaatcccagcactttgggaggctgaagtgggtggatcaccggtgaggtcaggagttcgagaccagcctgaccaacatggtgaaaccctgtctctgctaaatacaaaaaattagccgggagtggtgatgcatgcctgtaataccagctacttgggaggttgaggcagaagaatctcttgaacccgggaggtggaagttgcagtgagccaagattgtccagcctggacaataagagcgaaactccatctcgaaaaaaaaaaaaaaaatttggccaggcgcggtggctcacaccggtaatcccagaactttgggagagcgaggcagttggatcacataaggtcaggagttccagaccagcctgaccaacatggtgaaaccctgtctctactaaaaatacaaaaattggctggccacggtggcaggtgcctgtaatcccagatactcgggaagctgaggcaggagaatcattggaacccaggaggcagaggttgtagtgagctgagatcgtgccactgcactccagactgggcgacagtgtaagactctgtctcaaaaaaaaaaaaattagctaggtgtggtggcaggtgcctgaaatcccagctacttgggaggctgaggcaggagaactgcttgaacctaggaggcggaggttgtagtgagctgagatcatgccattgcactccagcctgggcaacaagagcaaaactccaactaaaaaaaaaatttttttagagacagggtcttgctctgtcacccaggctgaagtacactGACgcaatcatagcttattgcaTCCTTGagctactgggctcaagtgatcttgccatctcagcttcccaaaatgctgagagcAACTCTGGCAACTAAACAAGCTGTGGCCTCAAATAAGCAATATTAAAACCATGACAACTCATCCAGCTCACAGATGCTGACTAATTGAACCCTTGCTCCACTAGCCATAGCTACAGCTTTGATTGGTCAAGAGACTGATTTAagtaactttctcctgataagaagaccacttctgggaggccaaggtgggcggatcacttgaggtcaggagtctgagatcagcctggtcaatatggtaaaaccctgtctctactaaaaaaatacaaaaattggctgatcatgaggtcaggaaatcgagaccatcctggctaacacggtgaaactccgtctgtactaaaaatacaaaaaaaaaaaaaaaaaattagccaggcgtgctggtgggcgcctgtagtccccactactcaggaggctgaggcaggagaatggtgtgaacccaggaggcagagcttgcagtgggccaagatcgcaccactgcactctagcctgggtgacagagcaagactccgtctaaaaacaaaaaatactaaaaaacaaaaaataaaattaaaaaatacaaaaattagccgggcgtggtggcgagcgcctgtaatcccagcttctcaggaggctgaggcagcagaatcacttgaacccgggaggtggagattgcagtgagcggggatagcgccactgcattccagcctaggtggcagagtgagactccatctcaaaaaaaagaaaaaaaaaaaaaaagaccactgaTTATGGACTGGCTCTTGTGGGTTTACAGAGGTTTCGTATTTTCACGCTTTCGGGTCCTGAAAAGATCTTTTGACATATAGGGCCTAAccgtaatacatttaaatgttaaatcgCTACCCAAAAGTGAACATAGGTTGTATGTTACATGTATGTTTGCTCAATACACATCAGGACtgccttcatgaatattcatagcataGCTCCTCCTGTAACATGTTGAATATGTATGCTTAGCCAACATGTCCAGCATTACTTCCTACCCTAACCCCTCCTCCTCTGAAGTGCCTATCTCTAGTCTTGGTCAGAGGCACGCTTCCAGACTGTGGGACGGTCACCTTGGAGGCTGTAACCcttttataatcccagcactttgggaggccgaggcaggcggatcacgaggtcaggagatcgagtccatcctggctaaccccgactccactaaaaaaatacaaaaaaattagccgggtatagtggcgggcgcctgtagtcccagctactcgggaggctgaggcaggagaatggcatgaaccctggaggcggagcttgcagtgagccaagatcgcaccactgcactccagcctgggcaacagagcgggattccgactcaaaaaaaagacaagaaaaaaaaaatcaagtctctTCCCTTTTTCTAAGTTTATACATTGTGGTTTTTAAACAGTTAACAGCacaaggccgggcgcgatggctcatgcctgtaatcccagcactttgggaggccgaggcgggcggatcgcgaggtcaagagatcgagaccatcctggctaacacggtgaaaccctgtttctactaaaaatacaaaattagctgggcgtggtggcgggcgcctgtagtcccagctactcgggaggctgaggcaggagaatggcgtgaacccaggaggcagagctggcagcgagccgagaccgcaccactgcactccagcctgggcgacagagtgagactcagtctcaaaaaaaaaaaaaaaaaaaaaaaaaagcttcttttcCGAAAAAACACCAAATGGCGGATGACGCCGGTGCAGCGGGGGGGCCCGGAGGCCCTGGTGGCCCTGGGATGGGGAACCGCGGTGGCTTCCGCGGAGGTTTCGGCAGTGGCATCCGGGGCCGGGGTCGCGGCCGGGGACGGGGCCGGGGCCGAGGCCGCGGAGCTCGCGGAGGCAAGGCCGAGGATAAGGAGTGGATGCCCGTCACCAAGTTGGGCCGCTTGGTCAAGGACATGAAGATCAAGTCTCTGGAGGAGATCTATCTCTTCTCCCTGCCCATTAAGGAATCAGAGATCACTGACTTCTTCCTGGGGGCCTCTCTCAAGGATGAGGTTTTGAAGATTATGCCAGTGCAGAAGCAGACCCGTGCCGGCCAGCGCACCAGGTTCAAGGCGTTTGTTGCTATCGGGGACTACAATGGCCACGTCGGTCTGGGTGTTAAGTGCTCCAAGGAGGTGGCCACCGCCATCCGTGGGGCCATCATCCTGGCCAAGCTCTCCATTGTCCCGGTGCGCAGAGGCTACTGGGGGAACAAGATCGGCAAGCCCCACACCGTCCCTTGCAAGGTGACAGGCCGCTGCGGCTCTGTGCTGGTGCGCCTCATCCCTGCACCCAGGGGCACTGGCATCGTCTCCGCACCTGTGCCTAAGAAGCTGCTCATGATGGCTGGTATCGACGACTGCTACACCTCAGCCCGGGGCTGCACTGCCACCCTGGGTAACTTCGCCAAGGCCACCTTTGATGCCATTTCTAAGACCTACAGCTACCTGACCCCTGACCTCTGGAAGGAGACTGTATTTACCAAGTCTCCCTATCAGGAATTCACTGACCACCTCGTCAAGACCCACACCAGAGTCTCTGTGCAGCGGACTcaggctccagctgtggctacaaCATAGGAt containing:
- the LOC100439863 gene encoding small ribosomal subunit protein uS5-like translates to MADDAGAAGGPGGPGGPGMGNRGGFRGGFGSGIRGRGRGRGRGRGRGRGARGGKAEDKEWMPVTKLGRLVKDMKIKSLEEIYLFSLPIKESEITDFFLGASLKDEVLKIMPVQKQTRAGQRTRFKAFVAIGDYNGHVGLGVKCSKEVATAIRGAIILAKLSIVPVRRGYWGNKIGKPHTVPCKVTGRCGSVLVRLIPAPRGTGIVSAPVPKKLLMMAGIDDCYTSARGCTATLGNFAKATFDAISKTYSYLTPDLWKETVFTKSPYQEFTDHLVKTHTRVSVQRTQAPAVATT